ACGTTCCAGGCGATCCTCCGCGGCCTCAGCATGGCCGCTGCCCAGGACGGGTACCGCGTCCTCATTGCCGATTCCTCGGAAGTCACCAGCGAGGAAGCCATCCTTGCGGGCGAGGCCCGACGCCGCTGTGACGGCGTGGTGCTCTGCGCCCCCCGCATGAGCGATGCCGAACTGGAGGAGTTGGCGCCCACCCTGCACCCGCTGGTGCTGATCAACCGCACCACCATTGCCACCAACACTCCGAGCCTCAGCGTGGACTACGGGCAGGGCATCCAGGAACTGGCACAGCACCTGGTCACCCTGGGTCACCGCCGCTTGGCATTCCTCTCCGGCCCCGAGCACAGTGCATCCAACCGCCAACGCCTGGTGGGGCTGGACCAATTCCGCAAGGAACACCCGGAAATCGAGCTTCAGATGCTCCACGGCGGCTCCAACTTCGACTCGGGCCACGAATCCACCCAGGACATCATCGCCAGCGGCGCAACCGGGATCCTGGCATTCAACGACCTCGTAGCCATGGGCCTGCTCAGCGGCCTGCATGAGCGCGGAGTGCGCGTCCCGGAGGACATCTCAGTGACCGGATTCGATGACATCCCGTTCGCCAAGTACACCACTCCCCCGCTGACCACGGCGGCCGTGCCCATCAACGAGCTTGGAAGCCTGGCCTGGCGGAGGATGCGGGAACAGATTCAGCAGGCAGGCGAGGCCACCACGCAGGCACAGGACGAATTCTCACCCAGGGTGGAGATCCGCAAAAGCACCGCGGCCCCCGCCCTCGAGCCCGCGAGCTGACAGTTGATGACAATGTTCGGCGCGGACATTGGCATCAACTGTCACTTCGGCGGAGGGTTTGAGCCGACGCCCGCCTCTTTGTAGAAGCCTTGGATGTGTGCGGCAACAAGCTCAGCTGCCTCGGCGCCGTCGTTGTTGTTGACCGCGGCGAGTATGGCGCGGTGTTCAGCACGAAGCCTGGTGGATGTGGCGCTCCAGTCCGGAAGATTTCCCGTCAGCTCACCTGCATAGTTTTCGATCGCACCCCGCAGCGAGGCCATCATGGCACTGACCACCGAGTTGCCGGCCGCTTGGGCCAGTGCAACGTGGAAGCGTGCGTCCAAGGCCAGGAAAGTGTCGATGTCCGGGGCGGCATCCATCTGATCCAGCAGCTCCGCGGCTTCCTCCAGCGCCGGAACGCCCACGTGAGCCCGTTCTGCCGCCCACGATTCCAGCAGCACGCGGGTCTCCACGATGTCGGCCACAGGCAGGTGGCGCGTGGCCACATGCAGCCGAAGGGTGGAGCCCAGGGCAGAGCCGGGCTCGGCAATCACCACAGTTCCAGCATCCTTGCCCGAGCCCACGCCTGCACGGACCACGCCCATGGCCTCAAGGATCCTCACAGCCTCGCGCACCGAGGTCCGG
This genomic interval from Paenarthrobacter aurescens TC1 contains the following:
- a CDS encoding putative transcriptional regulator, lacI family (identified by match to protein family HMM PF00356; match to protein family HMM PF00532), which codes for MARRNTNRRVGIADVAEKAGVSHATVSRVMNGNAAVDPGIAARVRAAAVELKYQPNPVGRSLALGKTDTIGIVVPDLANPTFQAILRGLSMAAAQDGYRVLIADSSEVTSEEAILAGEARRRCDGVVLCAPRMSDAELEELAPTLHPLVLINRTTIATNTPSLSVDYGQGIQELAQHLVTLGHRRLAFLSGPEHSASNRQRLVGLDQFRKEHPEIELQMLHGGSNFDSGHESTQDIIASGATGILAFNDLVAMGLLSGLHERGVRVPEDISVTGFDDIPFAKYTTPPLTTAAVPINELGSLAWRRMREQIQQAGEATTQAQDEFSPRVEIRKSTAAPALEPAS
- a CDS encoding putative transcriptional regulator, GntR family (identified by match to protein family HMM PF00392; match to protein family HMM PF07729), whose translation is MRTHELVLQWIEKQLSDGDLTLGGRLPGERVMAEQLQVSRTSVREAVRILEAMGVVRAGVGSGKDAGTVVIAEPGSALGSTLRLHVATRHLPVADIVETRVLLESWAAERAHVGVPALEEAAELLDQMDAAPDIDTFLALDARFHVALAQAAGNSVVSAMMASLRGAIENYAGELTGNLPDWSATSTRLRAEHRAILAAVNNNDGAEAAELVAAHIQGFYKEAGVGSNPPPK